CCTGTCGGGTTATACGCATTGTTTGAGCGGACGGGATAGTTGTAGGCATAGTTGTTATCCGCATAGGGCATATAGCTCACACCGAATCCGCCGCGAATCACCGTGTTATCCGTAGCGCGATACGCGAAACCCGTGCGCGGAGCCCAGTAGCGATACCGTGTCTGTATTCCCAGGTTCATCGGATTGCCACCCACGCCTGCAATCACCAGGTTGTTATTGACCGGATCATAGTTTGTAAATCCGCTCGCAATCTTCGGAGCCGCCGGAGGATAAAACTCCCAACGAACTCCCAGGTCGAGAGTCAGCTTGGGTGTCACCTGCCATTTATCGCTTACAAATGCAAAGAACCACCATTGGCGATACGCCGGAAAGAACGTGTTAACATCGCGGCCGACCTGGCTTGGCTGATCGAGAAGGAAGCTTGCGATGTTATTCCCCAGATTCGTTCCCGCACTCGCCGCATCCGATGTCTGCTGATCGGCAAAACGGAAGATACCGCGAGGGCTGAACGTCTGGTCCTGCAACAGATCGTCACGAATTCTGCGAAGGTCTCCTCCAAACTTGATCGTGTGGTTGCGAATGATCTTCGTCCAGTTGTTGACGAAGTCGATGTTCGATTCACCGCGGATCCACGGTACGGAAGCGGAGTAGCCGATCAATGGATTATCTGCTCCCGACTGGCCGAAACCCGTCAGGAAGATCCCCACCTGACCACTTGAAAACTGATTGATGTTGACCCCTGGAATCCCCAACGTATCGGCATCATTCGACCCGTAGTTGCTGGGCTGAGCATTATTCCGCAGGTGAGCCACCCCGAACCGAACCTCCGTAAACAGCGTCGGCGAAAAGACATGATCGTAATTCACACCCGTGCTGTACGAGGTCTGTGTACCAACACCTTGGAAGCCACCTCCTAAGGGGCCTCCCAGGAACGCTCCGAAGGTCGGTGCCTGGAATGTGTTAACCCTCTGCCAGCTGAATCGTCCGCTAACATGGTTCCGCTCATTCAGGGTGTAATCAATTTTTGTATCCCAACTGTTCGTACTCTTGGTAAACGGCAGGGTTGTCGTGTAATTGTTCGCGGGCGTCAATAACGATGCCGAAGGCGTCAGCTTTCCATACTGTGCAGCTGCTTTATTCAATCTATTCAAAATATCTAGCGATACTGGATTCACACGGCTGATCGGAATCTGGTTATTAACAAATGCTGTACGCGGAGTTCCGCCTTTCGCCACGGTCTGACCATCACCTGTGGCGGGATCGTAGATAACACCAATCTTGTTGCCGGTTTTTGGATCAATCGTGATCGTAGAACTCAGATCGATATTTCCCTGGGCATTCGGCGTAAAATACCGAGAATCCGGAATCGTAAACGTACCGCCCACCGTCTCGTGATCAGAGCTTCCCTGATAGTCGCCAAAAAAGAATAGCTTGTCTTTGAAGATCGGACCGCCGATCGACCCTCCATAGTTGTTATACGAAAGGTGTCCCAGCGGAGGTCCAAAGTAACTCCGCGCGTTCACCGCATTGTTTTGGATGTACTCGAACACAGAACCATGAAACGTGTTCGTCCCCGACTTCAAGATCACATTTGTTACCGCGCCAATTGCACGCCCCAATTCGGCATCAAAATTGTTTGTTGTAATGTCTACTGACTGAATCGCATCCGCAGGAGGAATGATGATCTGCAGAAGACCTGTACGTTCATCGTCGTCAATGCCTTCGATCTGATATAGGTTGCCCATGCGCGGTATTCCATTCACGCGCGTCTGAAGCGCACCCTGCGCATTGAAGAATTGCGAATGCTCATAGGTCGCAGGCGTTGAACCTGGAACAAGATTTAGCAATGACTGGAAGTTCCGGTTCGTTGACATCGGAAGCTCCTGGAGTTGACGCGTCTCCAGTTTCGTCGAGATATCCGCCCGATCCGTCTGCAGCAAAGGCGGCGCTGTCGTCACCATCACCTCTTCCGAAACACTCCCCGGAACCACATTGAAATCAGCTCGCGTCGAAGAGTTGATCAGAATATCGATATTTTGGTGCGTCTCCTTCTTGAAGCCTTGGGCTTCAACCGTTATGGCATAAGTACCCGGAGGAAGATTCGGGATCGTATAGTTTCCGGCACTGTTTGTTACAGACTGGTAAACCGCCGCAGTCGCCGCATTCATTGCCGTGACCTTCGCGTTACCGATCGAAGCGCCAGTTGAATCCTGAACCGTTCCCAATAGAGTCGCGTTGACAGCCTGCCCGAAGAACGAGCTGGGCCACATCAACAGGCACAACATCACGCTGAACAAAAACTTATGTCTCATCGAAGCTGCCTCCACAAAAAGATCAGGATCCCTGCGTACACAATTTCTTTTGTTCTAACTTCGAACATGCACGTTATCAGCCTCTCTAAATCGTGTCAATATGCAATTCAGTAATCTGTGGACAGCCCAGAATCGCACTCACTTTCTAACTGGACGACCACTGCTCAGGACAGCTACTATGCCCTGCATGACGTCAAACATCTCGCGCCGCAGCCTCCTGAGTGGCGGAACTATGCTCGCCGCCTCGTCGCTTCTCTCCAACTCTGCCATCTCCTTCGCTGCACCTTCCCCCCCTTCATCTCCTATCCGACTAGGCATCGCCAGTTACACTTTTCGCAAATTCGATCAGGCTCATCTCATCGAGTTTATGAAAGAGCTCAAGACGCCCTATCTCAATCTGAAAGATGTTCATCTACCTATGACTCCGGCTGACCAGGTCGCACCACGCGCTGCCGAGTACCGCGCCGCAGGCCTGACTCTCACTGCCGCTGGAACCATTACTTTCAACAAAGATGATGACGACGACATCCGCCCCAAATTCGAGTACGTCAAGGCCGCCGGAATCCCCATCATCGTTGCCGCTCCCACGCATCAGGTCCTTCCTCGTCTCGAAAAATTCGTAAAGGAATACAACATCAAGCTCGCCATCCACAACCATGGTCCGGAAGACAAGAACTTCCCTTCGCCTTTTGACGTCCTTGATGCTGTCAAGAATCTAGATCCACGCATCGGCTGCTGTATCGACGTCGGCCACACCATGCGTACCGGAACTGACCCTGTTGCAGCCATCAAGAAGGTTGGCTCTCGTGTCCACGACATCCACATGAAGGATCTCGCGCAGAGCAAGGTTAAGGAGTCTCAGGTTGCTGTCGGTGACGGTCTCATGCCCGTCCGCGGCATCTTCCAGGCGCTCATCGGCATCGGCTACAAGGGCAATGTAGACCTTGAGTACGAGATCATGGAAAACGATCCCATGCCCGGAGTCATCAAGAGCTTCGCCTACATGCGCGGCGTCATCGCCGGCATGGGCCTCAACGCTTGATCGATCACATATCAACCTTAAGTCAAAACGAATGCGGTCCAGAAGTTCTGGACCGCATTCGTTTTCATTCGCGATGATCGCTCTATAACTTCACTCTTCGCAACCGCAATGCATTCGCAATCACCGATACCGAGCTGAAGCTCATCGCCGCAGCCGCGACCATCGGATTCAGCAGCCACCCAAACAACGGATACAGGATTCCCGCAGCCAGCGGAACGCCAGCAGCGTTATAGACAAATGCGAAAAACAGATTCTGCCGAATATTCTTCATCGTCTTCTCGCTCAATCTGCGTGCCCGTAATAGTCCGCGCAGATCACCACTCACCAGCGTGATTCCACCCGCAGCCATGGCAACATCCGTTCCCGTCCCCATCGCAATCCCTACATCCGCCGCCGCCAGCGCAGGAGCATCATTCACTCCGTCTCCTGCCATCGCAACCCGCCTTCCTTCCTTCTGCAATCGCCGCACGACCGCAGCTTTGCCCTCAGGCGAGACCTCTGCTTCAAAATGAACTCCCAGCTTCTCCGCAACTGCGCCAGCTGTAGTGCGGTTGTCTCCAGTCACCATCACAACCGTCACCCCGCCTTTCTTCAATTCATCCACCACCTCACGAGAAGATGCCTTCACCGGATCGGCCACTGCAATTAGCCCTGCAACTCTTCCATCGATTGCAGCCAGCATGACTGTCCTTCCATCGTGACGCAAAGCTTCAGCTCTTTGCACCATTGCATTCGCATCGAGCCCTTCGTCCTGCAGCAGAGCAGCGCTTCCTACCGCAACACGCTGAAAATCAACAAAACCTTTCACTCCCTTTCCCGTCACCGATGCAAACTCTCTTACGTGTCCCAGAGCGACACCTCTTTCCTTCGCACCTGCAACAATTGCACCTGCCAACGGATGTTCGCTCGCCTGCTCCAGGCTCGCCACCGCTCGCAGTAGTTCTCCTTCGCTCATTCCCTCTGCCGCAATCACCTCTGTCAACTTCGGCTTGCCTTCCGTCAGGGTCCCGGTCTTATCGACGACAAGCGTGTCGATCTTCTCCAGCGTCTCCAACGCTTCGGCATTCCTTACCAGAACTCCCTCATGCGCTCCTCGTCCCGTCGACACCATAATCGACATCGGCGTCG
This portion of the Edaphobacter sp. 4G125 genome encodes:
- a CDS encoding TonB-dependent receptor, which encodes MRHKFLFSVMLCLLMWPSSFFGQAVNATLLGTVQDSTGASIGNAKVTAMNAATAAVYQSVTNSAGNYTIPNLPPGTYAITVEAQGFKKETHQNIDILINSSTRADFNVVPGSVSEEVMVTTAPPLLQTDRADISTKLETRQLQELPMSTNRNFQSLLNLVPGSTPATYEHSQFFNAQGALQTRVNGIPRMGNLYQIEGIDDDERTGLLQIIIPPADAIQSVDITTNNFDAELGRAIGAVTNVILKSGTNTFHGSVFEYIQNNAVNARSYFGPPLGHLSYNNYGGSIGGPIFKDKLFFFGDYQGSSDHETVGGTFTIPDSRYFTPNAQGNIDLSSTITIDPKTGNKIGVIYDPATGDGQTVAKGGTPRTAFVNNQIPISRVNPVSLDILNRLNKAAAQYGKLTPSASLLTPANNYTTTLPFTKSTNSWDTKIDYTLNERNHVSGRFSWQRVNTFQAPTFGAFLGGPLGGGFQGVGTQTSYSTGVNYDHVFSPTLFTEVRFGVAHLRNNAQPSNYGSNDADTLGIPGVNINQFSSGQVGIFLTGFGQSGADNPLIGYSASVPWIRGESNIDFVNNWTKIIRNHTIKFGGDLRRIRDDLLQDQTFSPRGIFRFADQQTSDAASAGTNLGNNIASFLLDQPSQVGRDVNTFFPAYRQWWFFAFVSDKWQVTPKLTLDLGVRWEFYPPAAPKIASGFTNYDPVNNNLVIAGVGGNPMNLGIQTRYRYWAPRTGFAYRATDNTVIRGGFGVSYMPYADNNYAYNYPVRSNNAYNPTGGSAYTPAVLANGNVATFQAGFPAPVPVPIPSNGIIPVTTSTLANQNLFYVPLDYKNPYVASWNFAIQQALPYDMSLQVAYVANHGTGIPSNLDINNPTGIPDNANGNPLANTWGNGAVSKPEYYCTGCVATGPNAVHRTATTSKIFQGFSSNYQSLQVQLTKRFARGLGFNSAFTWGKGLGYVTGDDGNVIFLTAATLRRNYAPNDFDRKLNFEQSFTYELPVGHGHRYLSSGVGAYVLGGWKLAGTISAVSGLPFSVYANGGSLNTPGTAQLANLSGVYKVLGGLGPNSPWLDVSAFSQPGGCPTGCNASNVQLGNTGRNQFRGPGFIQNNVSISKSFPLWREKAALETKLDAFQLSNTPQFAVPNSGSGNIFTSGSFGRITNTLGSGQGSVNGVGGGRSLQASARITF
- a CDS encoding sugar phosphate isomerase/epimerase family protein, whose protein sequence is MPCMTSNISRRSLLSGGTMLAASSLLSNSAISFAAPSPPSSPIRLGIASYTFRKFDQAHLIEFMKELKTPYLNLKDVHLPMTPADQVAPRAAEYRAAGLTLTAAGTITFNKDDDDDIRPKFEYVKAAGIPIIVAAPTHQVLPRLEKFVKEYNIKLAIHNHGPEDKNFPSPFDVLDAVKNLDPRIGCCIDVGHTMRTGTDPVAAIKKVGSRVHDIHMKDLAQSKVKESQVAVGDGLMPVRGIFQALIGIGYKGNVDLEYEIMENDPMPGVIKSFAYMRGVIAGMGLNA